A single window of Montipora capricornis isolate CH-2021 chromosome 14, ASM3666992v2, whole genome shotgun sequence DNA harbors:
- the LOC138032423 gene encoding uncharacterized protein isoform X1 — MATGSEYTEEQLNYFRICSITTCTDVITEGLRTIFKQEWDSRYKATLGEWKDQPKNGLDFKNGESSTTRKRNAKLLKTMVNGNTAEWDCTMLFYGILYSDCIGRSLKSLIRSSVDDLRNFRNQDFAHLPQGNLTKLEFQNAVGKVLVAFQALTLSDVRIKEVTNQTSFPTSELTKVLQQVKKTEQRRKTLEEQLQREATPFCVLPPKPSHPVARRYREVLEIDQKLKRLKEANENCLSYLYISGNPGSGKSQLAALVAKKWFDEETSDASTKTFVMTLDAQNLDSLLESYYSFARHLRCPEDAVSDIMKDKDMDSKKKIANIKSLISTKVELYSSWLLIVDNVVRLNEISHHLPQTGNSSWCKGQVLITCQDTAAIPSETCAINHISVSEGMMLSDALTLLASLSGIAANDAGKEVAQALDYQPLALASAATFVRLVREKISSFFGWKEYLQKLSDGQRAQTEAFLVESNPSYPNSMTKAISLAVDSVMSTDKVLNHAFNFISLCAQQPLNLELLINYVVNKEKENDGSAGSKLADADIISLRIQESSLILIEKDESSVFVRVHQVGHEESVTKSFHLVPHLKCLVTEIEEHISEVNKSNKIRVKYFPHYFLTLGQICRFHCEYNIAKTFGIVALKIINCDDVFEGDSTQGNDESSDMEQAEEYYERHLGICRKNPSSQSVDVSTCLNFLGTVLHQQSDLEQAKKHFQLAVAIYQERLGSQHVNVASTFNN; from the coding sequence ATGGCGACTGGTTCGGAATACACTGAGGAACAACTCAATTACTTCAGGATCTGCTCCATCACCACATGTACAGATGTAATAACTGAGGGTCTGCGGACAATCTTTAAACAAGAATGGGACAGTCGCTACAAGGCAACACTGGGAGAATGGAAAGACCAGCCTAAGAATGGACTGGACTTTAAAAACGGGGAGTCATCAACAACCCGAAAAAGGAATGCAAAGCTTTTGAAAACCATGGTTAATGGCAACACAGCAGAATGGGATTGCACCATGCTCTTTTACGGTATCCTTTACTCTGATTGTATCGGGAGATCCCTAAAGTCGCTCATACGTTCAAGCGTGGATGATTTAAGAAATTTTCGAAATCAAGATTTCGCTCATTTGCCACAGGGCAATCTGACGAAGCTAGAGTTTCAAAATGCTGTGGGAAAAGTCTTGGTTGCCTTTCAAGCACTTACCCTCTCCGATGTGAGGATTAAGGAAGTTACAAACCAAACGAGTTTTCCGACAAGCGAGTTGACGAAAGTACTCCAACAAGTGAAAAAAACAGAACAGCGTCGAAAGACCCTTGAAGAGCAGTTGCAGCGTGAAGCTACTCCGTTTTGCGTTCTTCCTCCCAAGCCATCGCATCCCGTTGCCAGACGATATCGTGAGGTGTTGGAAATAGATCAGAAGCTAAAGCGACTAAAGGAAGCCAACGAGAACTGTTTAAGTTACCTGTATATCTCAGGAAACCCCGGAAGCGGCAAATCTCAGTTAGCTGCTCTCGTCGCGAAGAAGTGGTTTGACGAAGAAacaagcgacgcaagcacaaagaCATTTGTAATGACTCTAGATGCGCAGAACCTGGATTCACTGTTGGAATCATACTACTCTTTTGCTCGACATTTAAGGTGTCCAGAAGATGCCGTATCGGACATTATGAAGGATAAAGACATGGATTCAAAGAAGAAAATCGCAAATATTAAGTCCTTAATTAGCACCAAAGTGGAGCTTTACTCTTCTTGGCTGTTGATAGTGGACAATGTTGTGagattgaatgaaataagtcaTCATTTGCCACAAACGGGGAACTCGAGCTGGTGTAAAGGCCAGGTGTTAATAACCTGTCAAGACACAGCTGCTATACCTTCAGAGACGTGTGCCATTAATCACATATCAGTGAGCGAAGGTATGATGCTGTCTGACGCTCTCACTTTATTAGCCTCCCTCTCGGGCATCGCTGCCAATGACGCCGGAAAAGAAGTTGCTCAGGCATTAGATTATCAACCCCTTGCCTTAGCAAGCGCCGCCACGTTTGTCCGACTTGTGCGAGAAAAGATATCATCTTTCTTCGGCTGGAAAGAGTATCTACAGAAGCTTTCCGACGGTCAGCGTGCACAAACGGAGGCCTTTCTTGTCGAAAGCAATCCAAGCTATCCAAACTCCATGACCAAGGCGATTTCACTGGCCGTGGACAGCGTGATGTCAACTGACAAGGTTTTAAATCACGCTTTCAATTTCATTTCTCTCTGTGCTCAGCAACCATTAAACCTTGAACTTTTGATCAACTACGTTGTGAATAAGGAGAAGGAAAACGATGGAAGCGCAGGAAGCAAACTTGCTGATGCAGATATTATTAGTTTGAGGATTCAAGAAAGCTCACTGATCTTAATTGAAAAAGACGAAAGCAGCGTCTTCGTTCGCGTTCATCAGGTTGGTCATGAAGAGTCTGTCACTAAAAGCTTTCACTTAGTACCACATTTAAAATGCCTGGTAACCGAAATTGAAGAACACATATCTGAGGTTAACAAAAGTAATAAAATAAGGGTGAAATATTTTCCACATTATTTTCTTACGTTAGGCCAAATTTGCCGTTTTCATTGTGAGTATAATATAGCCAAAACCTTCGGTATCGTGGCTCTGAAGATTATTAATTGTGATGATGTTTTTGAAGGAGATTCCACACAAGGCAATGATGAGTCGAGTGACATGGAACAAGCTGAAGAGTATTATGAGCGTCATCTTGGTATCTGCCGTAAAAACCCTAGTTCTCAGAGTGTCGATGTTTCAActtgtttgaactttttggGTACTGTACTTCATCAGCAAAGTGACTTGGAACAAGCGAAGAAACATTTTCAGTTGGCCGTTGCTATTTACCAAGAaaggcttggttctcagcatgtcAATGTCGCATCGACCTTTAACAATTAG
- the LOC138032423 gene encoding uncharacterized protein isoform X2, which produces MATGSEYTEEQLNYFRICSITTCTDVITEGLRTIFKQEWDSRYKATLGEWKDQPKNGLDFKNGESSTTRKRNAKLLKTMVNGNTAEWDCTMLFYGILYSDCIGRSLKSLIRSSVDDLRNFRNQDFAHLPQGNLTKLEFQNAVGKVLVAFQALTLSDVRIKEVTNQTSFPTSELTKVLQQVKKTEQRRKTLEEQLQREATPFCVLPPKPSHPVARRYREVLEIDQKLKRLKEANENCLSYLYISGNPGSGKSQLAALVAKKWFDEETSDASTKTFVMTLDAQNLDSLLESYYSFARHLRCPEDAVSDIMKDKDMDSKKKIANIKSLISTKVELYSSWLLIVDNVVRLNEISHHLPQTGNSSWCKGQVLITCQDTAAIPSETCAINHISVSEGMMLSDALTLLASLSGIAANDAGKEVAQALDYQPLALASAATFVRLVREKISSFFGWKEYLQKLSDGQRAQTEAFLVESNPSYPNSMTKAISLAVDSVMSTDKVLNHAFNFISLCAQQPLNLELLINYVVNKEKENDGSAGSKLADADIISLRIQESSLILIEKDESSVFVRVHQEIPHKAMMSRVTWNKLKSIMSVILVSAVKTLVLRVSMFQLV; this is translated from the exons ATGGCGACTGGTTCGGAATACACTGAGGAACAACTCAATTACTTCAGGATCTGCTCCATCACCACATGTACAGATGTAATAACTGAGGGTCTGCGGACAATCTTTAAACAAGAATGGGACAGTCGCTACAAGGCAACACTGGGAGAATGGAAAGACCAGCCTAAGAATGGACTGGACTTTAAAAACGGGGAGTCATCAACAACCCGAAAAAGGAATGCAAAGCTTTTGAAAACCATGGTTAATGGCAACACAGCAGAATGGGATTGCACCATGCTCTTTTACGGTATCCTTTACTCTGATTGTATCGGGAGATCCCTAAAGTCGCTCATACGTTCAAGCGTGGATGATTTAAGAAATTTTCGAAATCAAGATTTCGCTCATTTGCCACAGGGCAATCTGACGAAGCTAGAGTTTCAAAATGCTGTGGGAAAAGTCTTGGTTGCCTTTCAAGCACTTACCCTCTCCGATGTGAGGATTAAGGAAGTTACAAACCAAACGAGTTTTCCGACAAGCGAGTTGACGAAAGTACTCCAACAAGTGAAAAAAACAGAACAGCGTCGAAAGACCCTTGAAGAGCAGTTGCAGCGTGAAGCTACTCCGTTTTGCGTTCTTCCTCCCAAGCCATCGCATCCCGTTGCCAGACGATATCGTGAGGTGTTGGAAATAGATCAGAAGCTAAAGCGACTAAAGGAAGCCAACGAGAACTGTTTAAGTTACCTGTATATCTCAGGAAACCCCGGAAGCGGCAAATCTCAGTTAGCTGCTCTCGTCGCGAAGAAGTGGTTTGACGAAGAAacaagcgacgcaagcacaaagaCATTTGTAATGACTCTAGATGCGCAGAACCTGGATTCACTGTTGGAATCATACTACTCTTTTGCTCGACATTTAAGGTGTCCAGAAGATGCCGTATCGGACATTATGAAGGATAAAGACATGGATTCAAAGAAGAAAATCGCAAATATTAAGTCCTTAATTAGCACCAAAGTGGAGCTTTACTCTTCTTGGCTGTTGATAGTGGACAATGTTGTGagattgaatgaaataagtcaTCATTTGCCACAAACGGGGAACTCGAGCTGGTGTAAAGGCCAGGTGTTAATAACCTGTCAAGACACAGCTGCTATACCTTCAGAGACGTGTGCCATTAATCACATATCAGTGAGCGAAGGTATGATGCTGTCTGACGCTCTCACTTTATTAGCCTCCCTCTCGGGCATCGCTGCCAATGACGCCGGAAAAGAAGTTGCTCAGGCATTAGATTATCAACCCCTTGCCTTAGCAAGCGCCGCCACGTTTGTCCGACTTGTGCGAGAAAAGATATCATCTTTCTTCGGCTGGAAAGAGTATCTACAGAAGCTTTCCGACGGTCAGCGTGCACAAACGGAGGCCTTTCTTGTCGAAAGCAATCCAAGCTATCCAAACTCCATGACCAAGGCGATTTCACTGGCCGTGGACAGCGTGATGTCAACTGACAAGGTTTTAAATCACGCTTTCAATTTCATTTCTCTCTGTGCTCAGCAACCATTAAACCTTGAACTTTTGATCAACTACGTTGTGAATAAGGAGAAGGAAAACGATGGAAGCGCAGGAAGCAAACTTGCTGATGCAGATATTATTAGTTTGAGGATTCAAGAAAGCTCACTGATCTTAATTGAAAAAGACGAAAGCAGCGTCTTCGTTCGCGTTCATCAG GAGATTCCACACAAGGCAATGATGAGTCGAGTGACATGGAACAAGCTGAAGAGTATTATGAGCGTCATCTTGGTATCTGCCGTAAAAACCCTAGTTCTCAGAGTGTCGATGTTTCAActtgtttga
- the LOC138032673 gene encoding uncharacterized protein, whose amino-acid sequence MATGPEYTEEQLNYFRICFITTDVTTEGLRTIFKQEWDSRYKATLGEWKDEPQNGLNFENQESPLTRKRNAKLLTTMVNGNRSEWDCTMLFYGILYSDCIGSSLNPLIRSSVNDLRNFRNQDFAHLPQGNLTKSEFQNSVGKVLVAFQALGLSDVKIKVVTNQTSFPTSELTKVLQRVKKTEQRRKTLEEQLQREATPFCVLPPKPSHHVARRDREVIEIHQKLKRPKKAKKNCLSYLYISGNPGSGKSQLAALVAEKWFDEETSDASIKTFVMTLDAHNLDSLLESYYSFARHLRCPEDALSDIMKDKDMDSKKKIANIKSLISAKVELYSSWLLIVDNVVRLNEISHHLPQTGNSSWCKGQVLITCQDTAAIPSETCSINHISVSEGMMLSDALTLLASLSGIAANAAGKEVAQALDYQPLALASAATFVRLVREKISSFFGWKEYLQKLSDGQRVKTEAFLVESNPSYPNSMTKAISLAVNSVMSTDKVLNHAFNFITLCAQQPLNLELLINYVLNVEKENDGSAGSKLDDADIISLRIQESSLVLIEKDDRGVFVRVHQITRNAIQKKVAENCSEIVHFEVLPGVITSFYQFTVDEGLDHQDSVAKSLHLVPHLKWLITEIEEHISEVKKSNKLRVKYFPQYFLTLGYICYFHCYYNTAKTFGIVALNLSQIFEGDSAQTNAELDDMGQAEEYYGRHLAICRKKPGSQPVDVANCLNFLGDVIRDQGDWEQGKEHFKLALAIYQEKLGSQHVNVAFTFKRLGDVLRVQGELGQAKEHHERALAIYQERLGSQHVDVAKTFNSLGDVLRDQGELGQAKEYHERALAIFQERLGSQHVNVASTFNRLGRVLRDQGELGEAKEYHERALAIFQERLGSQHVNVASAFHRLGDVLRVQGNLREAKDYFEQALAIFQERLGSAHVNVGKTFNSLGYVLHVQGELGQAKEYHERALAIFQERLGFHNVFVASTFNSLGDVLRDQGELGQAKEYQERALSIFQERLGSQHVNVASTFNSLGKVLCDQGELGQAKEYHERALAIYQERLGSHHVKVAWMFNSLGDVLRDQGELGQAKEYHERALSIFQERLGSKDDRVAWTFNSLGDVVRDQGELGQAKEYHERALAIYQERLGSQHVDVAWTFNRLGYVLRHQGELGQAKEYHERALAIYQERLGSQHVDVAWTFNSLADVLCVQGELGQAKEYHERAFAIYQERLGSQHVDVAWTFNRLGYVLRRQGELGQAKEYHERALAIYQERLGSQHVDVAWTFGSLGDVLRVQGELGQAKEYYERALAIYQERLGSQHVKVAWMFNSLGDVLRDQGELDQAKEYHERALAIYQERLGSQHVDVAWTFNSLGGLLHVQGELGQAKEYHERALAIFQERLGSQHVNVALTFNSLGYVLRRQGELGQAKEYHERALAVYQERLGSQHVDVAWTFGSLGDVLRVQGELGQAKEYYERALAIYQERLGSHHVKVACMFNSLGDVLRDQGELGQAKEYHERALAIYQERLGSQHVDVAWTFNSLGDVLRDQGELGQAKEYHERALAIYQESLGSHHVKVAWMFNSLGDVLRVQGELGQAKEYYERALAIYQERLGSHHVKVACMFNSLGDVLRDQGELGQAKEYHERALAIYQERLGSQPFDVAWTFNSLGDVLRDQGELGQAKEYHERALAIYQERLGSHHVKVAWMFNSLGDVLRVQGELGQAKEYYERALAIYQERLGSHHVKVACMFNSLGDVVRDQGELGQAQEYYERALAIYQESLGSQHVKVAWMFNSLGDVLRDQGELGQAKEYHERALAIYQERLGSQHVDVAWTFNSLGDVLRDQGELGQAKEYHERALAIYQERLGSHHVKVACMFNSLGDVLRDQGELGQAKEYHERALAIYQERLGSHHVKVACMFNSLGDVLRVQGELGQAKEYHERALAIYQERLGSHHVKVACMFNSLGDVLRDQGELGQAKEYYERALAIYQERLGSHHVKVAWMFNSFGDVLRDQGELGQAKEYHERALAIYQERLGSQHVDVAWTFNSLGGLLHVQGELGQAKEYHERALAIFQERLGSQHVNVALTFNSLGYVLRRQGELGQAKEYHERALAIYQERLGSQHVDVAWTFGSLGDVLRVQGELGQAKEYYERALAIYQERLGSHHVKVACMFNSLGDVLRDQGELGQAKEYHERALAIYQERLGSQHVDVAWTFNSLGDVLRDQGELGQAKEYHERALAIYQERLGSHHVKVAWMFNSLGDVLRDQGELGQAKEYHERALAIFQERLGSQHVNVALTFNSLGKVLCDQGELGEAKEYHERALSIFQERLGSQHVYVANCC is encoded by the coding sequence ATGGCGACTGGTCCGGAATACACTGAGGAACAACTCAATTACTTCAGGATCTGCTTCATCACCACAGATGTAACAACTGAGGGTCTGCGGACAATCTTTAAACAAGAATGGGACAGTCGCTACAAGGCAACACTGGGAGAATGGAAAGACGAGCCCCAGAACGGGCTGAACTTCGAAAACCAGGAGTCGCCACTAACCCGAAAAAGAAATGCGAAGCTTTTGACAACCATGGTTAATGGCAACCGATCAGAATGGGATTGTACGATGCTCTTTTACGGGATCCTTTACTCTGATTGTATCGGGAGTTCCCTAAACCCCCTTATCCGTTCAAGCGTGAATGATTTAAGAAATTTTCGAAATCAAGATTTCGCTCATTTACCACAGGGCAATCTCACAAAGTCAGAGTTTCAAAATTCTGTGGGAAAAGTCTTGGTTGCCTTTCAAGCACTTGGCCTCTCCGATGTGAAGATTAAGGTAGTTACAAACCAAACGAGTTTTCCGACAAGCGAGTTGACGAAAGTACTCCAACGAGTGAAAAAAACAGAACAGCGTCGAAAGACCCTTGAAGAGCAGTTGCAGCGTGAAGCTACTCCGTTTTGCGTTCTTCCTCCCAAGCCATCGCATCACGTTGCCAGACGAGATCGTGAGGTTATAGAAATACATCAAAAGCTAAAGCGACCAAAGAAAGCCAAAAAGAACTGTTTAAGTTACCTGTATATCTCAGGAAACCCGGGAAGCGGCAAATCTCAGTTAGCTGCTCTCGTTGCGGAGAAGTGGTTTGACGAAGAAacaagcgacgcaagcataaagACATTTGTAATGACTCTAGATGCGCACAACCTCGATTCACTGTTGGAATCATACTACTCTTTTGCTCGACATTTAAGGTGTCCAGAAGATGCCTTGTCGGACATTATGAAGGATAAAGATATGGATTCAAagaagaaaatcgcaaacattAAGTCCTTAATTAGCGCCAAAGTGGAGCTTTACTCTTCTTGGCTGTTGATAGTGGACAATGTTGTGagattgaatgaaataagtcaTCATTTGCCACAAACGGGGAACTCGAGCTGGTGTAAAGGTCAGGTGTTAATAACCTGTCAAGACACAGCTGCTATACCTTCAGAGACGTGTTCCATTAATCACATATCAGTGAGCGAGGGTATGATGCTGTCTGACGCTCTTACTTTATTAGCCTCCCTCTCGGGCATCGCTGCCAATGCCGCCGGAAAAGAAGTTGCTCAGGCATTAGATTATCAACCCCTTGCCTTAGCAAGCGCCGCCACGTTTGTCCGACTTGTGCGAGAAAAGATATCATCTTTCTTCGGCTGGAAAGAGTATCTACAGAAGCTTTCCGACGGTCAGCGTGTAAAAACTGAGGCCTTTCTTGTCGAAAGCAATCCAAGCTATCCAAACTCCATGACCAAGGCGATTTCACTGGCTGTGAACAGCGTGATGTCAACTGACAAAGTTTTAAATCACGCTTTCAATTTCATTACTCTCTGTGCTCAGCAACCATTAAACCTTGAACTTTTAATCAACTACGTTTTGAATGTGGAGAAGGAAAACGATGGTAGCGCAGGAAGCAAACTTGATGATGCAGACATTATAAGTTTGAGGATTCAAGAAAGCTCACTGGTCTTAATTGAAAAAGACGACAGGGGCGTCTTCGTTCGGGTACATCAGATTACGAGAAATGCCATCCAAAAGAAAGTTGCCGAAAATTGTTCGGAAATTGTACATTTTGAAGTTCTTCCTGGGGTTATTACGTCATTTTATCAGTTTACAGTTGATGAAGGACTAGATCATCAAGACTCTGTCGCTAAAAGCTTGCACTTGGTGCCACACTTAAAATGGCTCATAACTGAAATTGAAGAACACATATCTGAGGTtaagaaaagtaataaattaaGGGTGAAATATTTCCCCCAATATTTCCTTACTTTAGGCTacatttgttattttcattGTTACTATAATACAGCCAAAACCTTCGGAATTGTGGCCCTTAATTTAAGCCAAATTTTTGAAGGAGATTCCGCACAAACCAATGCTGAGTTGGATGACATGGGACAAGCTGAAGAGTATTATGGCCGTCATCTTGCCATCTGCCGTAAAAAGCCTGGTTCTCAGCCTGTCGATGTTGCAAACTGTTTGAACTTTTTGGGTGATGTAATTCGTGACCAAGGTGACTGGGAACAAGGGAAGGAGCACTTTAAGTTGGCTCTTGCTATTTACCaagaaaagcttggttctcagcatgtcAATGTCGCATTTACATTTAAACGTTTAGGTGATGTACTTCGTGTCCAAGGTGAGCTGGGTCAAGCAAAAGAGCATCATGAGCGGGCTCTTGCTATTTACCAAGAaaggcttggttctcagcatgtcGATGTCGCAAAAACTTTTAACAGTTTGGGTGATGTACTTCGTGACCAAGGTGAGCTGGGTCAAGCAAAAGAGTATCATGAGCGGGCTCTTGCTATTTTCCAAGAaaggcttggttctcagcatgtcAATGTCGCATCGACTTTTAACAGATTGGGTCGTGTACTTCGTGACCAAGGTGAGCTGGGTGAAGCAAAGGAGTATCATGAGCGGGCTCTTGCTATTTTCCAAGAaaggcttggttctcagcatgtcAATGTCGCATCTGCATTTCATCGTTTAGGTGATGTACTTCGTGTTCAAGGTAATCTGCGAGAAGCAAAAGACTATTTTGAGCAGGCACTTGCTATTTTCCAAGAAAGGCTTGGTTCTGCGCATGTCAATGTCGGAAAGACTTTTAACAGTTTGGGTTATGTACTTCATGTCCAAGGTGAGCTGGGTCAAGCAAAAGAGTATCATGAGCGGGCTCTTGCTATTTTCCAAGAAAGGCTTGGTTTTCACAATGTCTTTGTCGCATCGACCTTTAACAGTTTGGGTGATGTACTTCGTGACCAAGGTGAGCTGGGTCAAGCAAAAGAGTATCAAGAGCGGGCTCTTTCTATTTTCCAAGAaaggcttggttctcagcatgtcAATGTCGCATCAACTTTTAACAGTTTGGGTAAAGTACTTTGTGACCAAGGTGAGCTGGGTCAAGCAAAAGAGTATCATGAGCGGGCTCTTGCTATTTACCAAGAAAGGCTTGGTTCTCACCATGTCAAGGTCGCATGGATGTTTAACAGTTTGGGAGATGTACTTCGTGACCAAGGTGAGCTGGGTCAAGCAAAGGAGTATCACGAGCGGGCTCTTTCTATTTTCCAAGAAAGGCTTGGTTCTAAGGATGACCGTGTCGCATGGACGTTTAACAGTTTGGGTGATGTAGTTCGTGACCAAGGTGAGCTGGGTCAAGCAAAGGAGTATCATGAGCGGGCTCTTGCTATTTACCAAGAaaggcttggttctcagcatgtcGATGTCGCATGGACTTTTAACAGATTGGGTTATGTACTTCGTCACCAAGGGGAGCTGGGTCAAGCAAAAGAGTATCATGAGCGGGCTCTTGCTATTTACCAAGAaaggcttggttctcagcatgtcGATGTCGCATGGACGTTTAACAGTTTGGCTGATGTACTTTGTGTCCAAGGTGAGCTGGGTCAAGCAAAGGAGTATCATGAGCGGGCTTTTGCTATTTACCAAGAaaggcttggttctcagcatgtcGATGTCGCATGGACTTTTAACAGATTGGGTTATGTACTTCGTCGCCAAGGGGAGCTGGGTCAAGCAAAAGAGTATCATGAGCGGGCTCTTGCTATTTACCAAGAAAGGCTTGGTTCGCAGCATGTCGATGTCGCATGGACGTTTGGCAGTTTGGGTGATGTACTTCGTGTCCAAGGTGAGCTGGGTCAAGCAAAGGAGTATTATGAGCGGGCTCTTGCTATTTACCAAGAaaggcttggttctcagcatgtcAAGGTCGCATGGATGTTTAACAGTTTGGGTGATGTACTTCGTGACCAAGGTGAGCTGGATCAAGCAAAGGAGTATCATGAGCGGGCTCTTGCTATTTACCAAGAaaggcttggttctcagcatgtcGATGTCGCATGGACGTTTAACAGTTTGGGTGGTTTACTTCATGTCCAAGGTGAGCTGGGTCAAGCAAAAGAGTATCATGAGCGGGCTCTTGCTATTTTCCAAGAaaggcttggttctcagcatgtcAATGTCGCATTAACTTTTAACAGTTTGGGTTATGTACTTCGTCGCCAAGGGGAGCTAGGTCAAGCAAAAGAGTATCATGAGCGGGCTCTTGCTGTTTACCAAGAAAGGCTTGGTTCGCAGCATGTCGATGTCGCATGGACGTTTGGCAGTTTGGGTGATGTACTTCGTGTCCAAGGTGAGCTGGGTCAAGCAAAGGAGTATTATGAGCGGGCTCTTGCTATTTACCAAGAAAGACTTGGTTCTCACCATGTCAAGGTCGCATGTATGTTTAACAGTTTGGGTGATGTACTTCGTGACCAAGGTGAGCTGGGTCAAGCAAAGGAGTATCATGAGCGGGCTCTTGCTATTTACCAAGAaaggcttggttctcagcatgtcGATGTCGCATGGACTTTTAACAGTTTGGGTGATGTACTTCGTGACCAAGGTGAGCTGGGTCAAGCAAAAGAGTATCATGAGCGGGCTCTTGCTATTTACCAAGAAAGTCTTGGTTCTCACCATGTCAAGGTCGCATGGATGTTTAACAGTTTGGGTGATGTACTTCGTGTCCAAGGTGAGCTGGGTCAAGCAAAGGAGTATTATGAGCGGGCTCTTGCTATTTACCAAGAAAGACTTGGTTCTCACCATGTCAAGGTCGCATGTATGTTTAACAGTTTGGGTGATGTACTTCGTGACCAAGGTGAGCTGGGTCAAGCAAAGGAGTATCATGAGCGGGCTCTTGCTATTTACCAAGAAAGGCTTGGTTCTCAGCCTTTCGATGTCGCATGGACTTTTAACAGTTTGGGTGATGTACTTCGTGACCAAGGTGAGCTGGGTCAAGCAAAAGAGTATCATGAGCGGGCTCTTGCTATTTACCAAGAAAGGCTTGGTTCTCACCATGTCAAGGTCGCATGGATGTTTAACAGTTTGGGTGATGTACTTCGTGTCCAAGGTGAGCTGGGTCAAGCAAAGGAGTATTATGAGCGGGCTCTTGCTATTTACCAAGAAAGACTTGGTTCTCACCATGTGAAGGTCGCATGTATGTTTAACAGTTTGGGTGATGTAGTTCGTGACCAAGGTGAGCTGGGTCAAGCACAGGAGTATTATGAGCGGGCTCTTGCTATTTACCAAGAAAGTcttggttctcagcatgtcAAGGTCGCATGGATGTTTAACAGTTTGGGTGATGTACTTCGTGACCAAGGTGAGCTGGGTCAAGCAAAGGAGTATCATGAGCGGGCTCTTGCTATTTACCAAGAaaggcttggttctcagcatgtcGATGTCGCATGGACTTTTAACAGTTTGGGTGATGTACTTCGTGACCAAGGTGAGCTGGGTCAAGCAAAAGAGTATCATGAGCGGGCTCTTGCTATTTACCAAGAAAGACTTGGTTCTCACCATGTCAAGGTCGCATGTATGTTTAACAGTTTGGGTGATGTACTTCGTGACCAAGGTGAGCTGGGTCAAGCAAAAGAGTATCATGAGCGGGCTCTTGCTATTTACCAAGAAAGACTTGGTTCTCACCATGTCAAGGTCGCATGTATGTTTAACAGTTTGGGTGATGTACTTCGTGTCCAAGGTGAGCTGGGTCAAGCAAAAGAGTATCATGAGCGGGCTCTTGCTATTTACCAAGAAAGACTTGGTTCTCACCATGTCAAGGTCGCATGTATGTTTAACAGTTTGGGTGATGTACTTCGTGACCAAGGTGAGCTGGGTCAAGCAAAGGAGTATTATGAGCGGGCTCTTGCTATTTACCAAGAAAGGCTTGGTTCTCACCATGTCAAGGTCGCATGGATGTTTAACAGTTTTGGTGATGTACTTCGTGACCAAGGTGAGCTGGGTCAAGCAAAGGAGTATCATGAGCGGGCTCTTGCTATTTACCAAGAaaggcttggttctcagcatgtcGATGTCGCATGGACGTTTAACAGTTTGGGTGGTTTACTTCATGTCCAAGGTGAGCTGGGTCAAGCAAAAGAGTATCATGAGCGGGCTCTTGCTATTTTCCAAGAaaggcttggttctcagcatgtcAATGTCGCATTAACTTTTAACAGTTTGGGTTATGTACTTCGTCGCCAAGGGGAGCTAGGTCAAGCAAAAGAGTATCATGAGCGGGCTCTTGCTATTTACCAAGAAAGGCTTGGTTCGCAGCATGTCGATGTCGCATGGACGTTTGGCAGTTTGGGTGATGTACTTCGTGTCCAAGGTGAGCTGGGTCAAGCAAAGGAGTATTATGAGCGGGCTCTTGCTATTTACCAAGAAAGACTTGGTTCTCACCATGTCAAGGTCGCATGTATGTTTAACAGTTTGGGTGATGTACTTCGTGACCAAGGTGAGCTGGGTCAAGCAAAGGAGTATCATGAGCGGGCTCTTGCTATTTACCAAGAaaggcttggttctcagcatgtcGATGTCGCATGGACTTTTAACAGTTTGGGTGATGTACTTCGTGACCAAGGTGAGCTGGGTCAAGCAAAAGAGTATCATGAGCGGGCTCTTGCTATTTACCAAGAAAGGCTTGGTTCTCACCATGTCAAGGTCGCATGGATGTTTAACAGTTTGGGTGATGTACTTCGTGACCAAGGTGAGCTGGGTCAAGCAAAGGAGTATCATGAGCGGGCTCTTGCTATTTTCCAAGAaaggcttggttctcagcatgtcAATGTCGCATTAACTTTTAACAGTTTGGGTAAAGTACTTTGTGACCAAGGTGAGCTGGGTGAAGCAAAAGAGTATCATGAGCGGGCTCTTTCTATTTTCCAAGAaaggcttggttctcagcatgtcTATGTTGCAAATTGTTGTTGA